A window from Listeria seeligeri serovar 1/2b str. SLCC3954 encodes these proteins:
- a CDS encoding ROK family transcriptional regulator codes for MALPRDLKELNKRHIKSILRQRGAMTKAEIAETTDLSVVTVNKLIRALEENSEIIEQDSSVVTGGRRAISYKINPNFQQVLVVSLQEKWKKITYSFSVYNLLGEVEFVEDMSGEGLDIHELKRNIKDHVCAFPKISCIVIGVPGIEIGGRLRAMDFPLLLNVHLRETLESEVNLPVLVETDTNAAILGYKNRPVAENNIVGLYYPERFPPGAGLFINGEILKGKNGLAGEIKHMPLGIDWDNFDFSVDKIKEHIRKMVLLTMSFYDPETIVIYTNFYFGQKDFMEELTQGLAEIYPYASLPEMVLSRKFTSDYRIGLFAFGVDYLENNLTDWRI; via the coding sequence ATGGCACTTCCACGTGATTTGAAAGAATTGAATAAGCGGCATATCAAGTCGATTTTACGTCAGCGGGGCGCGATGACGAAAGCCGAAATTGCGGAAACAACTGATTTAAGTGTGGTTACGGTTAATAAACTAATTCGTGCTTTAGAAGAAAACTCGGAAATTATCGAGCAAGATAGTTCGGTTGTAACTGGAGGAAGAAGAGCGATTTCTTATAAAATTAATCCGAATTTCCAACAAGTATTAGTCGTGAGTTTACAAGAAAAGTGGAAGAAAATCACTTATTCTTTTTCGGTGTATAATTTGTTAGGCGAAGTAGAGTTTGTGGAAGATATGTCTGGTGAGGGTTTGGATATTCATGAGCTAAAAAGAAATATTAAAGACCATGTTTGTGCGTTTCCGAAGATTTCTTGTATCGTCATTGGGGTTCCTGGAATTGAAATTGGTGGAAGACTGCGAGCGATGGATTTTCCGCTACTTTTGAATGTTCATTTGCGGGAAACTTTGGAATCAGAAGTGAATTTGCCGGTGCTTGTTGAGACTGATACGAATGCGGCGATTTTAGGTTATAAAAATCGACCGGTTGCAGAAAATAACATTGTTGGACTCTACTATCCAGAACGCTTTCCACCAGGTGCGGGTCTTTTTATTAATGGTGAGATTTTAAAAGGGAAGAATGGACTTGCGGGTGAAATTAAGCATATGCCTTTGGGAATTGATTGGGATAACTTTGATTTTTCAGTGGATAAGATTAAAGAACATATCCGCAAAATGGTTTTACTCACGATGAGTTTTTATGACCCGGAAACGATTGTTATCTACACGAACTTTTATTTTGGTCAAAAGGATTTTATGGAGGAATTAACACAAGGTTTGGCGGAGATTTATCCGTATGCTAGCTTGCCGGAAATGGTGTTATCGCGTAAATTTACGAGTGATTACCGAATTGGATTATTTGCTTTCGGGGTAGATTATTTAGAGAATAATTTGACGGACTGGAGAATATAA